tggtgaccatcagtttgttctctgtagttaagaggctgaataatatccaactatgtatacatatataccacatcttctttatccattcatctatcagtgaacaGTTGGGCTGCCTCCATAATTTGGCGCTTGTAAAGATGCTGCTATAAAacacaggggtgtgtgtgtatccctatgaattagtgtttttgtatttggggggataaatgcctagtagttcaattactgaatcataggatagttccacttttaactttttgaagaccCTTCATACTGTTTatactggctgcaccagtttgcattcccaccaacagtgcatgagcgttcctttctctccatatctttgccaactCTTGTTTCTTGCACTGTTGATTTTAGtgctctgacaggtgtgaggtgacagcTCATTGTactttcaatttgcatttccctgatgatgagtgaagctgagcatcttttcacgtgtctgttggccatttgtatgtcttctttggagaaatgtctgttcaggtcttatgcctatttttaactggattatttaccTTTTGGGTgctgagttgtatcagttctttatatattttggatattaaccctttatcagatatgtcacttggcaaatatcttccccaattttgtaggttgccttttcgttttgttgattgtttcctttgctgtgcagatgtagccccagtagtttatttttgcttgtattatccttgcctctggagacatagGTAGAAAAATGTGGCCAAAGACatcactgcctgtgctctcttctaggatttttgtggtttcaggtctcagaGTTATGCCCTCagtccatttttagtttatttgtgtgtatgctttaggaaagtggttcagtttcattcttctccatgtggctgtccagttttcccaacaccatttgttgaaaagactgcaTTTTTCctattagatattctttcctcgTTTatcgaagattaattgaccatataattgtgggtttatttggGGGTTTTCTGTTCTATCCCACTGATCCGTGAcagtaacatactgttttgatcactgaaGCTTTGTAagataacttgaaatctggaattgtgatgcctctagctggTTTGcctttttcaagattcctttggctattcaaggtattcagtttgctttatttttatgttacttgTACGTGctttttgtatattctggattttAATCTTGTGTCTGTTAGACATTTACTGTCTGTCAATTCTCTTTCAAGtttgtttatgcttttttcctagataactttcttctttttatatggTCAAATATGTCAAACTCACATCAATATGTTTGTCAGTTTCCACAAAAACAATTCCTTTGAGAATTTGACTTGGATTGTACTGAATGTATTTGGAGAACTGGTGTTGTTAAAATATTGAGGTTTCAAAATTCACCAAAATGcacaatttttaaatggattgATTTTAGTGTATAAAGATTACTCTtcaaaagccatttaaaatgagCCACCCCTgtgatccctgagtggctcagtgggtttagcgcctgcctttggcccagggtatgatcctggagtcccaggatccggtcccacgtcaggctccctgcgtggagcctgctctccctctgcctatgtctctgcctctctttctctctgtgtctctcatgaataaataaataaaatcttttttaaaataattaaataataaaataaaataatatgagccacccaagggcagcccggtggctcagtggttgagcaccgccttcagcccagggcatgatcctggagaactaggatcgagtcccacatcgggcttcctgcatggagcctgcttctccctcgacctgtgtctctgcctctctgtctctctctctctctcataaataaaatattttaaaaattaattaattaattaattaattaattaattaaatgagccatccagggtcATTGTATATGTCCACCTATTGTGGTATTCTTTTTATCTCTCagtaaagttttaaagttttcttcttatattcttGCACGTAAATTTCATTGCTATCGAGAATAGGgtctattttttcattctctttttaatgaaatttttcattataaaggaAAGTTATAGAAGAAAGTacattaatatacatattaatattttttcttgtcaCTATGTATCTGTTGTATGATGGCATTGAGATTTCAGAATTTATCCATTATAGGAACTGGTGTTACCTTAGCTGTCTCATGCATATAATAAACTATTTCAAGATATAccatattaaatgaaaatgtgcCATGCAATATTGTATAATCTACTTctgtagatacacacacacacacacacacacacacacacacatacatatacagaaGTGGCTGCTCAGGTAACTGGGCAGAAGTGACATCATAAATGAAGATatagaataaaggacaaagaGTAGACTTGAGAGAACataaagaatcaatattgttTGTGCATGTTGAGCTTGAACTGTTCATAGAGCCTCAAGTGGAGATGTCCAAAGGGCACATGACAATAACAGTTTGAAACTCTGGAGGAAAGTCTTGGCTTCAGATAGAGATGTGGAGTTCACTAGGATGTATTCGAGGATGAAAGTGGTAGGTTTGGATGCCATCGCTTAGAGGGGACAACTGAGGACACAAATGGACTGAAGCTGGAAAACTAGTCCATACCATAAATGGAGATGacggttttgttttttaatggcttccctctttctttctaaattgaaagagaatgagaagaaatcatAGAATCACTTAGTCTGGGATCTTACATACACTCAACGATTGTCACACTGTGTGACTTGACAAGTAATTGAACATCATGCTTTTCAATCTATGAAATAGTACCGTATCTTCTCTATTCCTTGGAATTGTCATGAGGTTGAGGGAAGGATAAAAACATAGACACAAACTTCTTTTATAAGGTCCACAATACCAAACAGAAAAGAGGCATCCTTAAACTCTGAACTTGTTTACCAGCTTCCAGCTTCTTTCCCCATTCctgggaaaatacattttaggTCTCATGGGTGTTGGTTATTCCCAGGTAAAGGcaaaatattctcttatagtCAAGAGGTCGAAAAATCCATTTCAGATCAGGCCAGGTCAGAAAACAGAGtggacatgaaaataaatatgtgagtgtgtgtgtgggggggtattGTTAAGAGATAAAATGATGTGAATCTCGTGCAGAGAGAGGTAAGTAGGAGACATTAaaagggaggctgggaggtggagATGTTGGACCTCATTTAGTATCGATGTAAAAGTataaagaatcttttttaaaattataccacAATCAAAACAGAgttctggctttaaaaaaaatagtcttcaaTAAATGAGTTAAAGAATGTAAGGCATGAAGATCATTTAAAACAGGAGTTCTTAAAATAGACTTTGCCAGAATCTCCTGGGGAACATAAAGAGGAGAGCTTAGCCAGCAGGTCACCAAGACCCCTCTTCCCTAGTTCAGCTACACAGCTCCACTGTACCTCTTTTACATATTGAATAATTATTTACCATACCATTTTAACAGGCTTTCCATGGTAAGAGAAAACATCTGGAATAGTATTCCAATATTATTTTATCTACGAGATAGAAATATGTAAAAGTATCAAATGTTACCATCACACAGAGAAGGTAATTTTCTTTCTACAAATGATTCTTCTCAGGGCTCCCTTCATGTCTTTATTCCTCAGGCTGTAGATGAAGGGGTTCAGCATGGGGGTGACCACAGTGTACATCATAGCCATGATAGTCTCCTTAACAGTAGAATTATTAGCTGATGGGCATAAATAGAGACCAATAACTGTCCCGTAGAAGAGAGACACCACTGAGAGGTGGGAACCACAGGTGGAGAAGACCTTGCAGATGCCTCTGGCAGAAGGAACCTTGAGGATGGAGGACACAATCCGTGCATAAGACGTGATGATGAGCAGGAATGGGATCACGAGAATGAGCCCTCCCATGATAAATATCACCAACTCATTAACTTGAGTGTCAGAGCAGGCCAGCTTCAGCAGAGCAGACATATCACAGAAAAAGTGGGGGATTGTGTTGGCACAAAAACACAATCTGGCCATTAACAGAGTGTGTAATACAGCATGGAACATGGTCAGCACCCAGGACAGCACCAACAGGGAGAAACAGAGCTTGGGGCTCATGATGGTGGTGTAGTGCAGGGGGaagcagatggccacatagcggtcataggccatggcCACCAGGAGGAAGCTCTCCAGGTCTGcaaaaaacaggaagaagtacATTTGGGTCAGGCAGCCAGCATAGGGGATGGACGGGACTTGGCTCTGCATGTTCTGCAGCAATTTGGGCATTGtgacagaagagaagcagaggtcagagaagGATAAATTGCTGAGAAACAAATACATGGGTGTGTGGAGGTGCGAGTCCAGGTGAATGAGGACAATGATGAGTAGGTTCCCCAGGACGGTGGTAACATACATGGCCAGGAACAGGGCGTAGAACAGGTCTCGCTGATCTGGATCAATAGGCAGGCCCAGAAGGATGAATTCTGAGATGAAAGTTCGGTTTCCCACTTTCATGTtgtttttcttctacctttttaagattaatttatatgaaagtgttaatacacacacacaaagacagacagacagacacacacacacacacacacacacacacacacagacacacacacatgcctgagCTGCCTCTCCACCAGCTTTAATAGTACAAGGAGCAAGGAGTGTGCAAACCAAGCGGGGCTCTACCACCACATACCCATCAGCAGCTGAATCCTTCTCTTGATCTGCATCCAGCACTCCTCTTTAAAGAAAAGCCCATCTATTTGTCTGTCCACCCAGCTTATCCATCCCCTCAGCCACCCACCTCAGTGGTGCAGGAAGGGAGATGATGAGCCAAAACTGACCTGAGCCCATGTTCTGCACCTGCCTCAGCCCGGGGGCCACTGAGAACAGTGAGGATTTCCCCAAACTGCAGAATGACACAAAGGTCCGAGTTGCTGCAGATTCTCTATCATTGGCAAGCACTAGAACCCAGACCCTAGAACTTCAGATCCAATTCCTAACACTGAACTACCAGAAAAATGCCTCCTCCGTTCTAATTTCTTTGTTACCTAGATTAATACTATCCCAACCCATGTGAAAATCTTGTCTCTTTTCCCTTTTGAGACTTGACTGACCCAGGGACATTAGCTGGACAAGCAAGAGTTAGAAGGGAGTAGGAATGAGATGGACAGCAGGAGAAGCGGCTGAGATTGGGAAGACCCCAGTGTGCATACATAGCATTTAAGTGCTGGGCCCTTGAGCCAGTCATCCTGGGATCAACTTATACACCCATACCTGCACCATGACCTCGGCCAAAAAATTTAACCTCCCTTAGTCAGAGTTTCCTAATAAGCTTAATAGGAACACAACAGTACCTAATTTATTCAAAGGAAGTCAGGATATAGTGTGGCATTGGTAAGACTTACTACTGTTACCATTAAGTTCTGTGAGGTTGCAGTATTTTCCCAAGTACCCCTATCCTCATCTCCACCACCCTGCACCACCACCCATGAGCACAGCACTTCAGTCAGTGCAAGTAGAGAAAATGGAAGGAGTTCTGTGGGATAGAAGAAACTACTGGCCCAGAAAGGACAGACATTTACAACCCAAATAGTGAGAATGTCCTTTCAAATTATGAGTAGAATCTATCCCTAGCTAAAGATACTAATATTAGGATAAATTGATGGAGGGTGAGGAAAACTAGCTTCATGGAAAGAGGCTCCCAGGATGGTCTCTTACATTCTGTTTCCTGCACCCCCAAGCAAAATATTCAGGAGCCCACAGGAGTCAGACTCCATCATTTACTGGCTTGCGACCTTGGCAAATTACCAAATTCTTCCAACCTTACACTTCACCATCAGTGAATCTTACATATCTCACAGAATTGTGGGTTTGGAATGATTGATACTTGCAAAGTATGAAGTTCTCCACAAACACACAATTTATTTGTTCCTGTTAATAGCTCTGGTGATTCCCAGTTACACTCAGAGATGTGAATCACTgttgaaagaggaaaacaatgagGCTGATGACTTCTAAACTATCCTGCAAGAGTTGTACTATAGAATTACGGAATCTTAATTTAATCTGCCAAAGGACATTTCAGAGTAACTACTTCTTCTGAACCCCCTCCCAGCTTACCCAGCTTGTCTCAGTGTGGCTCCAAAGCCTTCTTCATATTTGTTACTTCCCCATCATGCGTGCTCAGCTGGAGTCCCTACCATTGTCTTGTGACTCCTCTCTTCTACAATACTCTGACCCCTGGGATCCGTGGGTCCCAAAGAAACTCATTAGTAACAAACACAGTACTTGCCTCCACCCTTATTCCTGTACATTTCTGAATAAGTCATGTCCTGAGACAGAATTCTGGGTTTACTTTAAGTCGCATCTTCTCAAGAAAGCTTTCCCCAACCATTACAGGCCGTGCTAATATCTCCCTTCTCTTACCTGCAATATCTGGCCTTCTACAACAGTTATCAGCATCAAATACTGTATCGCTTCATTACCACTGTTATATATTGCCCAATGATTGCTTCCATATATACCAACCTTCTCCAGTGGTCTTTAattaagctccatgagagcaagcATTGTATCGATTGACTCACCCAGGAAATACTTAATCTATTAGTTCATTAATGCATtccttctataaatatttactgggtaCCTACCATGTGCAAGGCACTGTGTCCATGACTGTGGGAAAAACTGTGGCCAAGGTAGACatggttcctgccctcaaagaCCATATAGTCTAGCTCATAGACATGGCAACTAAACAAATTGCCATAAAGCATTACAAATGTTATCATAGGAAAAATACAAGATGTGATAAGAGTGTATATTAAGGACACCTAGCCTTATCCATTAGGTCAAGAGAAGACATGCTTTTTTTTATGAAGTTTAAGcagaatccttttttaaaaggaaatgaaagtatcTAGAGAGGAATAGTGGAAATATGGAAAACCTCAGAGGTGAGAGGATCTGgagctttttaaaagtaaggGAAGTTCAGTGTGGCTGAAGTATAGTGCATGTGCTAGGAGGCAGGCAGAAGATGGAGGTTGTTGGGCAGGGGGAAGGTACAGTTTGGtgactcctcaaaaagttaaatgtagatttgccatatgatccagcaattccactttggtATATACCTAAAAACACTGTAGTACTAAAACAAATACTTGTACATgactgttcatagcagcactagtCACAATAACCCAGTGTGGAAGCCACCATCAACTGATGActggataaggaaaatgtagtgtctccatacaatggaatattattcagcaataaaataaacaaagtacTGATACCTACCATAAAATGGATAAACTtggaaaatattatgctaattaAAAGAAGGCAATCATAAAAGCGACATTATATGTtactatttatatgaaatatcaagaacaggcaaatccatagagacataAAGTAGATTGATGATTGCTAAGGAAAAATGGGTAGTGATTGTTAATGGGATTTCTTTAGAGGtagtgaaaatgttctaaaattgattatggtgatggttgcacaattccgTGAgtgtataaaaaataattttatacttgaATGGGCAAATGGTATGgtatggtatggtatggaatTATATTTAACAAATCTCTAATAAAAGCCAAGTCTTTATCGTTGGGGAAATTTGCATGtggattatattaaatatatgtatattgatgTTAAATTTCGCGGGTGTGATAATGGTATTGTAATTATGTATGAAAATGTTCTTGTTTCTAGGAGATCCTGAATGCTGAATTTCGTGGCTAAGTGTCTTGATGTCTGAAAATTATCTCAAATAGattggctattttatttatttttaaagtttttattttaattcctgttagttaacatacagtgttatatgtttcctgtgtacagtatagtgatttaaCAGAGATCagccattttaaaagaagaagaaaaatgaaaggagaagaagaaagagagggagagagagaggggaggaacagaataaggaagggagaaagagagagcttgaTATGTGctataaatatgaatgaatgaaacatgaACAAATTTGAGCAACTGATGGAGTATAAGCAAAACAAACTAATTTGAAACTAAGCTTGTAGCTTTTGCTTTGAACATTGCAGGTGTAATGACACAggatttcatcttttaaaatctctattcTCACATCTTGctgttaaaatagaaattcaatcATTTATAAATCTGTCAGTTATGTGGTCATTCAATTatcaattcttattttttcaattttctctttcctcattaacactgaagttgaacatcttttcatactGTTTATTCTTCACgaattttctgtaaatattttttatgttttaagtttttattttaatttcagtatagttaacatacagtattatattagtttcaggtatacaatataatgattaaaCAACTCCATACATCACCAGTGCTCTTCACAACAAGTGAATTCCTTAATCCCCGTCGCTGATTTCACCAATCCTCCccctcacttcccctctggtgaccatcagtttgttctctgtagttaagaggctgaataatatccaactatgtatacatatataccacatcttctttatccattcatctatcagtgaacaGTTGGGCTGCCTCCATAATTTGGCGCTTGTAAAGATGCTGCTATAAAACACAGGTATCCctatgaattagtgtttttgtatttggggggataaatgcctagtagttcaattactgaatcataggatagttccacttttaactttttgaagaccCTTCATACTGTTTatactggctgcaccagtttgcattcccaccaacagtgcatgagcgttcctttctctccatatctttgccaactCTTGTTTCTTGCACTGCTGATTTTAGtgctctgacaggtgtgaggtgacagcTCATTGTactttcaatttgcat
The Vulpes vulpes isolate BD-2025 chromosome 2, VulVul3, whole genome shotgun sequence genome window above contains:
- the LOC112913197 gene encoding olfactory receptor-like protein DTMT, which gives rise to MKVGNRTFISEFILLGLPIDPDQRDLFYALFLAMYVTTVLGNLLIIVLIHLDSHLHTPMYLFLSNLSFSDLCFSSVTMPKLLQNMQSQVPSIPYAGCLTQMYFFLFFADLESFLLVAMAYDRYVAICFPLHYTTIMSPKLCFSLLVLSWVLTMFHAVLHTLLMARLCFCANTIPHFFCDMSALLKLACSDTQVNELVIFIMGGLILVIPFLLIITSYARIVSSILKVPSARGICKVFSTCGSHLSVVSLFYGTVIGLYLCPSANNSTVKETIMAMMYTVVTPMLNPFIYSLRNKDMKGALRRIICRKKITFSV